One stretch of Streptomyces agglomeratus DNA includes these proteins:
- a CDS encoding DUF1152 domain-containing protein, which translates to MTRLIVAAGGGGDAVAAVMLDAALYAGQSPALVLTYAWDRLLIDRVPGPRGPGNFTGLRPITRSVRAVPAGAEAVAPAGSTLPRLAAELPHTFALIDPHHGAEGIARQLEELTEHLALESIDLLDVGGDILARGDEPTLVSPLADALTLAACCRVNTPVRLLVAGPGLDGELPADVLRNRMGPAVLTLTAEHVEPAGRVLEWHPSEAAAMLAGTARGVRGLCEVVGAGRPVPLTGDSPTIHEAGLDDALNRNRLARAVLATVSLEEAEQYSREICGFSEIDDERDKAMRLGSRPDHRLAPESTLRRLDRFEAEARSRGITHATFGRLTEALGLNGTQRPDLQALLLGIRPEQYQSPLWHIPAEV; encoded by the coding sequence GTGACGCGATTGATCGTGGCAGCCGGTGGCGGGGGCGACGCTGTCGCCGCCGTGATGCTCGACGCGGCCCTGTACGCCGGACAGAGCCCGGCCCTGGTTCTCACGTACGCCTGGGACCGCCTCCTGATCGACCGCGTGCCCGGTCCACGGGGGCCGGGCAATTTCACCGGGCTCCGTCCGATCACCAGAAGCGTGCGGGCCGTGCCGGCCGGCGCCGAGGCGGTGGCACCCGCAGGGTCGACCCTGCCCAGGCTGGCTGCCGAACTGCCCCACACCTTCGCCCTCATCGACCCTCACCACGGGGCCGAGGGCATCGCCCGCCAGCTCGAAGAACTCACCGAGCACCTGGCTCTCGAATCGATCGACCTCCTGGACGTCGGCGGTGACATCCTCGCCCGGGGCGACGAGCCGACTCTCGTCAGCCCGCTGGCCGACGCCCTGACGCTCGCCGCCTGCTGCCGGGTCAACACCCCCGTACGGCTGCTCGTCGCAGGCCCCGGCCTCGACGGCGAGCTTCCCGCCGACGTCCTGCGTAACCGCATGGGCCCGGCGGTCCTCACCCTCACGGCCGAGCATGTCGAGCCGGCCGGACGGGTCCTGGAGTGGCACCCGTCCGAGGCGGCGGCGATGCTCGCGGGCACAGCCCGAGGGGTACGCGGGCTGTGTGAGGTCGTGGGCGCCGGCCGGCCCGTCCCGCTCACCGGGGACAGCCCCACGATCCACGAAGCCGGACTGGACGACGCGCTCAACCGCAATCGGCTCGCCCGAGCCGTCCTCGCGACCGTAAGCCTGGAAGAGGCCGAACAGTACAGCCGCGAGATCTGCGGGTTCTCGGAGATCGACGACGAGCGCGACAAGGCTATGCGGCTCGGCTCCCGGCCGGACCACAGGCTCGCCCCGGAGTCCACGCTCCGCCGGCTCGACCGCTTCGAGGCCGAGGCCCGCAGCCGGGGCATCACCCACGCGACCTTCGGCAGGCTCACCGAGGCCCTCGGCCTCAACGGCACCCAGCGCCCGGACCTCCAGGCCCTGCTTCTCGGCATCCGCCCGGAGCAGTACCAGTCCCCGCTGTGGCACATCCCGGCCGAGGTCTGA
- a CDS encoding DUF6082 family protein yields the protein MNQAISVISLAISTAALVIIAISLSYQSRQTRMSQDENMRAHHRELVHMSMNDPSLRPCWGEGTPSGSEERQRQLLFSNLIFSWYYSAYMTRDVNDAQLKVNLDTFFRGEIGRAYWSAARSGWADLTNAVEAKRKKNFLAVADSCYESAGARTS from the coding sequence GTGAATCAAGCCATCTCGGTCATCTCGCTTGCCATTTCCACTGCCGCGCTCGTCATTATCGCGATTTCACTCAGCTATCAGTCTCGGCAGACGCGAATGTCCCAGGACGAGAACATGAGGGCGCACCACAGAGAACTTGTACACATGTCGATGAACGACCCCTCCCTGCGGCCCTGCTGGGGCGAGGGGACACCTTCTGGATCAGAAGAGAGACAAAGACAGCTCCTGTTCTCGAATCTCATATTTTCCTGGTACTACTCGGCCTACATGACGAGGGATGTCAACGATGCGCAGCTCAAGGTAAATCTCGACACATTCTTTCGTGGAGAGATCGGCAGGGCGTATTGGAGTGCGGCCCGGTCGGGGTGGGCGGACCTGACGAATGCCGTGGAGGCGAAGAGGAAGAAGAACTTCCTGGCCGTGGCCGACAGCTGTTACGAGTCTGCCGGGGCGCGGACGTCCTAG
- a CDS encoding MFS transporter, whose protein sequence is MLELLKDRTYIRYWLAVVASFLGDAITKITLIYVVATETSDPVLYVSLVVIAQLLPSGVLGAFVGPLADRFPARGLMVGSDLVRVALVLAMIPVRDSPLLLLVLILLTGIAKAFFETARITAIPLIVRGHSIPTAVALFQSSNHTLNLVGPALGGLLLAFGSVSAVFVIDAATFVISAVLLGSMAVLREVPVPGPDSGRESYWKSLGTGISGVLAVPSLRFLAVVLVPVMLVLGLFTTNLNSQLLGVFDLSAFNFGLAQAAFGAGCVIGALTGPPLVRRFSDRRLLIGSIVLFGVSLLLLAPTGRLRDTLGVGVVLAWCLVAGVGSGLFQVPVANTLISDLPEALRGRGVGLLNALMVNFTIIGVVLGGLAADLLGITVSIVVAGGLLLPAALAVACRGAGRGRSGVRAGSGAPVGSGEAGQGEAPGREKDGGCTDLDAERHPA, encoded by the coding sequence GTGCTCGAACTGCTCAAGGACCGGACGTACATACGCTATTGGCTGGCCGTTGTCGCGTCCTTCCTCGGTGATGCCATCACCAAGATCACGCTGATCTACGTCGTGGCCACCGAGACCTCGGATCCGGTCCTGTACGTGTCCCTGGTGGTCATCGCCCAGCTCCTGCCCTCCGGCGTGCTGGGGGCCTTCGTGGGCCCGCTGGCCGACCGTTTTCCGGCCCGTGGGCTGATGGTCGGCTCCGACCTGGTCCGCGTCGCGCTCGTCCTGGCCATGATTCCGGTCCGCGATTCGCCGCTGCTGCTGCTCGTACTGATCCTGCTCACCGGCATCGCCAAGGCGTTCTTCGAGACGGCCCGGATCACCGCGATCCCGTTGATCGTCCGGGGGCACAGCATCCCGACGGCGGTGGCTCTGTTCCAGTCCTCCAACCACACGCTGAACCTCGTGGGCCCCGCCCTGGGCGGTCTGCTCCTCGCGTTCGGCAGCGTCTCCGCCGTCTTCGTCATCGACGCGGCCACCTTCGTGATCTCCGCGGTGCTGCTGGGCAGCATGGCCGTACTGCGTGAGGTGCCGGTCCCCGGCCCGGACAGCGGCCGGGAGTCGTACTGGAAGTCGCTGGGCACCGGCATCTCCGGGGTGCTGGCCGTCCCCTCGCTGCGCTTCCTCGCGGTCGTCCTCGTACCGGTGATGCTGGTCCTCGGCCTGTTCACCACCAACCTCAACTCCCAGCTCCTCGGCGTCTTCGACCTGTCCGCCTTCAACTTCGGCCTGGCACAGGCGGCGTTCGGCGCGGGCTGCGTGATCGGGGCCCTGACCGGCCCGCCGCTGGTACGCCGGTTCTCCGACCGGCGGCTGCTCATCGGCTCCATCGTGCTGTTCGGGGTGTCCCTGCTGCTCCTCGCCCCGACCGGCCGGCTGCGGGACACCCTCGGGGTGGGCGTCGTACTGGCCTGGTGCCTGGTGGCGGGCGTCGGCTCCGGTCTCTTCCAGGTCCCGGTGGCGAACACGCTGATCAGCGACCTGCCCGAGGCGTTGCGCGGGCGCGGCGTCGGGCTGCTCAACGCCCTGATGGTCAACTTCACCATCATCGGGGTCGTCCTGGGCGGCCTTGCCGCCGACCTGCTGGGGATCACCGTCTCCATCGTCGTGGCCGGCGGGCTCCTGCTGCCGGCCGCGCTGGCGGTCGCCTGCCGGGGTGCAGGTCGGGGGCGTAGTGGAGTGCGTGCGGGGAGTGGGGCGCCTGTGGGGAGTGGAGAGGCCGGGCAGGGGGAAGCGCCCGGACGGGAGAAAGATGGTGGATGCACCGACCTTGACGCGGAGCGGCACCCGGCATAG
- a CDS encoding class I adenylate-forming enzyme family protein has translation MPNNDPLRAAEAALTALGAPFEVVRAEDGSPLYAGGPRTLREFVEATWAYGDRPFLVAESGTYTYGEFFAAACALARRFTGEFGLVPGDRAGIAMRNHPEWQVAFWATQLAGLVAVPLNAWWTGPELTYALDDCAPRVLLVDGERLPRVEPWARGRKDRPRVIVFHGDAGEWGEEYEAYEGIRAADPLLGPPDVDVRLEDDATIIYTSGTTGRPKGAVATHLAQAGAATHPRFHAALSALGRGQIPGQGPAPVSLMTFPFFHVAAFTALYSVMAAGGTLVLMRKWDAGRALELIREHRVTHYAGVPATALQLLDAAEAAGDGLESLTMLNTGGSAAPAGLVGRLTARYGGRVEPRNGYGLTETCGGVMANFGAAYRAYPGSVGRPAPGTEVRVAGPGGQAVAEGEVGELWLRGQSLIRGYWNDPDATARAFADGGWFMTGDLATVRDGRVSIVDRITDMIVRGGENVYCVEVESVLHAHPDVLEAAVLGVPHPVLGEEVAAVVRMRPGATAGAPELRAHVGERLAAFKVPAQVCVRDEPLPRNATGKILKRELRATAGPFVSGG, from the coding sequence GTGCCGAACAATGATCCGCTGCGCGCCGCCGAAGCCGCGCTGACCGCCCTCGGGGCGCCCTTCGAGGTCGTGCGCGCGGAGGACGGCAGTCCGCTGTACGCCGGCGGGCCCCGGACGCTGCGCGAGTTCGTCGAGGCGACCTGGGCGTACGGCGACCGGCCCTTCCTGGTCGCGGAGAGCGGGACGTACACGTACGGCGAGTTCTTCGCCGCGGCCTGCGCGCTGGCCCGGCGGTTCACCGGGGAGTTCGGGCTCGTGCCCGGGGACCGCGCCGGCATCGCCATGCGCAATCACCCCGAATGGCAAGTGGCCTTCTGGGCGACCCAGTTGGCCGGTCTCGTCGCCGTACCGCTCAACGCCTGGTGGACCGGGCCGGAACTGACGTACGCGCTCGACGACTGCGCGCCCCGCGTGCTGCTCGTCGACGGCGAGCGGCTGCCGCGCGTGGAGCCCTGGGCCCGGGGGCGGAAGGACCGCCCTCGGGTGATCGTGTTCCACGGCGACGCGGGGGAGTGGGGCGAGGAGTACGAGGCGTACGAGGGGATCCGGGCGGCCGACCCGCTGCTCGGGCCGCCCGACGTGGACGTGCGCCTCGAGGACGACGCCACGATCATCTACACCTCAGGCACCACGGGCCGGCCCAAGGGCGCCGTGGCCACCCACCTCGCCCAGGCGGGCGCCGCCACGCACCCGCGCTTCCACGCCGCGCTCTCCGCACTCGGGCGCGGGCAGATTCCGGGGCAGGGGCCGGCCCCGGTGTCGCTCATGACGTTCCCGTTCTTCCACGTCGCGGCCTTCACCGCGCTGTACTCCGTCATGGCGGCCGGCGGCACCCTCGTCCTCATGCGCAAGTGGGACGCAGGGCGGGCGCTGGAGCTGATCCGCGAGCACCGCGTCACGCACTACGCCGGCGTGCCGGCCACCGCCCTCCAGCTGCTGGACGCCGCCGAGGCCGCCGGGGACGGGCTGGAGAGCCTCACCATGCTCAACACCGGCGGGTCCGCCGCGCCCGCCGGCCTCGTCGGGCGGCTCACCGCCCGGTACGGCGGGCGCGTCGAGCCGCGCAACGGCTACGGGCTCACCGAGACCTGCGGCGGCGTCATGGCCAACTTCGGGGCGGCGTACCGCGCGTACCCCGGCAGCGTCGGCAGGCCCGCACCCGGCACCGAGGTCCGCGTCGCCGGGCCCGGAGGCCAGGCCGTGGCCGAGGGCGAGGTCGGTGAGCTGTGGCTGCGCGGGCAGTCCCTCATCCGCGGGTACTGGAACGACCCCGATGCCACCGCGCGGGCCTTCGCCGACGGCGGCTGGTTCATGACCGGTGACCTCGCGACCGTGCGCGACGGCCGCGTCAGCATCGTCGACCGGATCACGGACATGATCGTCCGGGGCGGCGAGAACGTGTACTGCGTCGAGGTCGAGAGCGTGCTGCACGCCCACCCGGACGTGCTCGAAGCGGCCGTGCTCGGCGTCCCGCACCCGGTGCTGGGCGAGGAGGTCGCCGCCGTCGTTCGGATGCGGCCCGGCGCCACGGCCGGTGCGCCGGAGCTGCGCGCGCACGTCGGCGAGCGCCTCGCCGCGTTCAAGGTGCCCGCCCAGGTGTGCGTACGGGACGAACCGCTGCCCCGCAACGCCACCGGGAAGATCCTCAAGCGGGAGCTGCGCGCCACCGCCGGGCCCTTCGTCAGCGGCGGGTGA